GGCTGGGCCGGCCAATCCGACAGGCCAACCATTCGGCTGGGCCGGctgatcgaacgggccagccgatcggctgggccggccggtcggataggccagccgatcggctggaccggCCGATCGAGTGGGCCATCCGATCCAGGCCACCTCTCCTCCTTCTTCCTTccctcttgcctataaataccccattcACCTCCCAAACACATATGGTTACTGTTGTTGCTCGACCAGGACGTTCTTGaccacttttctctcgatttctccagatccttgtaagttttcaacccaaaCCTTGTACTTCTATAATCTATATTCAAtcctacacctttctacctttcaaattcCAACTTTCAACCATGAAATCTCTGGATTTGGGgcattctagggtgatgtcaccatgaagttcttatgaacttcaagggGAAATGTCATCCCAAGCAAGAATGACTCGGATCCGGGTGATTTCCATACGTTTTCGCATAAATCTCATCAAATCCATGTTTTCTAAACAATAAATTGTGTGATTCCTATGAATTTGGGATGTTtcaagggtgatgtcatcataagGCTCGCATAAACTTCAAAGGTGACCTCGTTCTTGCCATAAACAGCTCGGATCTAAGTGATTTCACTTGTTTTCATAACAATCTTACCCAAATCTAGGAGTACCTAGGCAAGGTGTGTGTGTTACGAGTTAAACACAGGAAAGACCATCAAGAACGGCCAAATCTGATGGAAcagggtgattcccggccgttagaacgagtcggaattgatgggatttcagttgtttAAACACAACGACACTCCACCTCAGTCAATTACCCGAAAACTTTTTAGAAACCTATCAGGTGTGTCAGGATCAGGACAACAAACAAGACCCAACCGACCAATCAGACAGTATACTAACCGATCGGCGAGCaagctaaccgatcgaacagcaagcTAACCGATTGGCCAGCaagctaaccgatcgaacagcaacctaaccgatcggctagcctaaaccgatcgaacagcaagctaaccgatcggctagcctacaaccgatcgaacagcaagcTAACCAATCGGCTAGCCTACAACCGATCGGACCAACACGTCCAGCCAACCAAACGAGCGACTCGATCGAACAAgccgttcgatcgaacaacctgttcgatcgaacagcccattcgatcgagtgACCCATTCGAACCACCCACCAATCCAATCAAGCTTTGAGGATTTCGTTTAACGCACCATCAAACGCTCATGTAAACAGTCTGTAACCAGGATAATTCAAACGCAATCTCGACCGATCCAATTCAAGTCGTGTTCATACACCAAagacgcactgtgagtatacttgaccccttttaacgaattttgggtgtaacatacgttccttataaattgaacttatcaaacgaatgatttaaattgtcaatttatcactcgcgaataactgtttgcataagATATACGttatgctagttgcatgtatgctaggacttatactcgtgacatcccaccacgactagtatagtactattgcgcccgacggggtctagttatgccatcgaagagtcgagcatcgaggacttagctggtagtatcagttttgtgagtatatatgtcgtgtattacgtttatgcatatggaaattcgcagcacttttaatctattattctattacatatcaaacctgtatactcgccaatacttttgtattgacattattttaacgtatgttgcaggactAGTTGAAgcctacatcaaatcaagctaggaagtctagaaactcacctaaaatctaggttgtcggatttgaattgttcgagaggacaagaaatctgtgatgacttatgtgattgtattatttgttagtatgggataacgaatgtaataaatattatcgcaatatagttgttatggattctcttgagcaatctgattcgcctagtgccgcgccccgatgattccgccatcagttggggtgtgacattgtcTAACCCCTTTGGAGCAGCTAAATTCAAACGTAGGAGATCCGTTCACTAAAACCGAGGACCTAGCCGAAGTAGGAACCCCTTCCACCCATTTACACCATAATCTAGGAAAACCCATTTGACCCATGATGTCCAGAAGAAACATCCAATTAACGTTATCATAAGCcttttcaaatcaatttttaaaaggaaagcctttttcttctctttttttAATCCACGCGAAAAGTTCATTTAGCATTAAAGGGTTATCGAGGATATAGCTACCTTTGAGGAATGCCGTTTGGTTTTCCGAAATGATGGTCCCAATCACCTTCTTAAGCAGAATAGCAAGGATCTTGTATATGGTTTTGCTGATCACCCCTATAAGATTGATCGGCCTATAGTCTTTTAGCCCCACTAGATCCTTTTTTTCGGGATAAGAGTAATGAAAGACGAGTTGCATCATTCCGAAATCGAACCTTTGCTATAAAAAGAAGTTAACAAGTTAGAAAAATCATTCTCAAATaagtttttttgggtaaagggttaccccggtgattctatatattcacaaacaAACCAAAACAAGTAGTGTAGAGAAATCTACACTAGTTCAAACATGAGACATGCCTCATGAATGTAGCACCACACAAAGCAAAAACATACGAGGAACAAAACAACTAGTCTAAAAACTAGAAACACTCGAAAATAAAAAACAACTAATCAGCCACCATCGTCCGAACGATCACCATCTTGAATCTCCCATTCACGCAACAGCTTCAGCACGTTGTCATTCCGCTTCAGCCGAACACCCATAAGCTTATACCGAACAATATTAATGATAATTTGACATAATTGATCCGGGGGCCTCACTTGATTCTTGAACAACTTAGCATTCCGTTCTTGCCAAATAAAATAAGCCGTAGCCGCCACCAAAATTCTGCTCACATAGTTAGAAGCCGATTTTGAGCTTGCACGATCCAAAAGCCATTCGACAATCTCCTCCCATTTAGGGGCAACATCATACATACCAGCTTTTTGACGAACATTATTCCAAATCTTTGCTGAATACTTACACTCGAAAAATAGATGTTCATGAGAATCATGGTTCTCATAGCAAAGCAAGCAGCACATCATATTCATATTCTTTCTCCTTGATAAATCCCATTGAAGGATGATATCTTGAGTTAATAATTTCTTCCTCATGATCAACCACAAGAGAAACGCGTGTCTCGGAATACAATGCGCACACCAGACAATCTTGCTCCACCCCACCTCCAAGTCACTATATCGAACCGTATTCCAAATATTTGAAGCCGAAACTTCTGACACACTATCCCCATCCTTCCACTGTATACTATCTCGTTTATTATCTACTACATGGACTTGATCTAGTTGTATAAGCACGGGAAATAAATCACGCCACGCCATAGGCCATAACCACGACCCATTCACAAATAAGTTATTTCATTCTCAAATAAGTTCCAATACCTTTTGATGAATTTGAAGTTAAATCTGTCTGGCCCTGGAGCTTTGTCCGCTTCACACTCAAACACCGCAATCTTGATCTCTTCACTCTTGAACGGGACCATCAAGGATGCTGCATCCTCCTCCAACAAACGCTTTATATTATGGCAATTGAGCTTAGGTCTATGACGTGTGcgtgtatatacatgtttttacaaTAAATTTTACACAcgattcggttttaaatttataaaaaatgatttatacttcaacattaaaacacacacaaaagggcaagtgtacccgtcatgtatgtagtaaagtatcgatAAGAACTAAGTGTCGATCCAAGGATGCGGGCGGATGCAATAATACTAAACCTCTGTCaataaattaccggtaaaaagaTAGGTGGATAATTTGTTTAAACTAAAATATGACTAAAGGGGAAGGtttatttgagaagaaatttaatatgAGAAGGAATAGAAGAAAGGGCATAATGATAAAACATTAAATAATTTATAACTCATCgcattaattatgttatctctaattaataaagcaaaaaacattttatcctacacatttcaaaatttatcctacatgtaTCTTACACTTAGcgaaatttaccctacgcatatctaaatttatcatacacatttaagaatttatcctacacgtatactaaaatttatcctacacatgtcgaaaattgtccttcaccctaaattattttatcttgaaagagaATATTTAAAACTTAGTTACAAGTTAATTAGTTAGCTAAGAAAGttacctatatgcccttattaataacattaaatacatatattaaatgaagtaaaacgGAGCATTTCTATTGttttaaaacttattcttttttattcttacaaaatttttcttctcatttgaacccttcACTATGACTAAACatatattttaaaacataatagaCTCCAAATATAAAAATAGGTAAATAACCTTGCTTTACGAACAACCGGAACATGTTAACTAAGTCGGTTCTGCCACTAAAACACTTGATCAATTTTCCATTTTTCAAAGACAATTaatatccctttcgggaatcctaacatgacaactctttggaaagttaaaacgataaacacactttaaccacctaaaattgttctttaacgccCAATTGATGAGTGTCTATGGAAATCCCCTAAAAATAAGCTAGTCATCTGTTAGGaattttctaacctcacttaatcaaggaaagcgacaccgatgaacacaatgcaaccaccgagacaagcataaactagattaaatcacaaccgagttcattttacaaatcttaaacataaattcaccaagaaagcGATTTTGGCTAAACTACTAACCAAGTTTACAGCTTAtgtcaagaattcataacaacaccatctaacacGTTAAGGCCCTTTCGTGAAGGACAACATTCTTGATTAATATTAATTACCCCTTATTAAACCAATAACCATTTCTAGTTTCATGGTGTAAacattttaaacaagttaaaagtcTACTAATGAATGTTTAATTAAGCTTCTTTTTGCAAATATCTCAACTAACCACATACTAATCATCCAAGATAATTAACTATAATCAAGAACCAAACATCAataaacaaggttgcaaactaatcataaAGGATTAACATAAAAAGTGCTAGGTGtcattatgtcacaccccgatttccacgtgtctcaccggtgggcccggtgggggattaccgtgacgtagttggcaacattatagtcaaaccacacaatatatgaatgcacagcggaagcataaagataaatatatttcaacatttaagtgtaatatcaatgtatcaccattgttgaaataataatccacgggggatcaaatataataataacaaagtattgttcaacagacttcaggcatcttaagcttgcgagacttctagtgatgctaaggagaaatcccagccaattacgcatagtacctgtatttagtctttttggggaaaatacgtcagtttacactggtaaatacattcaactgacacttttgtaaaatgtttaataaaattggtttaaatgctcaaggcacaaactctttataacttgggataatttataatcaaatcttgtaaagaattacatgttactatgcgttcggtcgcccgggtcgtgccgggttaaagtttaatagacacaccacatagcataaaaccgtgtcgggtaaccaacggctacgcTTTTATagttatggacataatgccgggtgtacgcctacaccgggatgtcaaggtcgtggccattcgtaaatgctggcaaggatatccgggacatggtcattaagcccccaaaggcgtcaagccaacaaaacaagtttttaaacgggtcacattgataatacccaactacaaatgagttggggtcaattgcccgaccaagcggtattttagataccgtaacccaatcccgtataacggaaaataagttaaaagtatttacccttgcaagtataattccttaaattgaaataaattgcagatagcttttactggtcccctaatctggaacgaaggtttaatttaacctattagaatcctaacgggtctttaatttagccgtagcttagaccggtcagtttcaaagtatagttacggtttaatcgcgtgaaaggcgaaaaccatgaatggagtgtgatttggacccaacaagtttgaagacttgttttatatgggtataataatcatactctggattttggggtcaaaacaatatggtttgacccgtttcggctaatttatgtaaactagttacataaaccgaaccgtgcgtgcaaaaggcgcaacgggtatccGTAAGAGTCccacactgttttcctaagtcaacatgctttaaagaggttgtggtattagtaggataccttccataatgcccgtaacgagtttaagttaatattatgccccgtaggggtatttcggtctttttaaagattataaaagaggtttctgagttttacaggaaatctgagtttcccgaacagtttataaagtctaaaatactttatttattatttaaaatcagtggtaactggaatcgggtcaaaagaccttgtagaactcaagttatggccgaaaagggtatattcggtatttaccgaaccgttgccataaccgcaggttatgagcaggttaaaaataattaaaaatctttaaaaatcccaaaatattattttacatcagtgagtaaaaggtttggtgtcgaaatccgggtttagataggcattatgctaattgcgctatttaattactaaagtttcgcaatttgcgctatttagcataactcctattctggaccttggattgacatgaaattttagggatatgcttagaaatcagtaaccaaggttatgatcctttcacatgtccgaaattctcgttttaatttaaaaagggcgttacggtcaacttttaagcatttaacggaaatgtgtaaaagactcggacaaacaatgaaccggtcacagagggttataccatcaggtaacctggtcctaagagagtcctaaggcatatctaaatcaaactttaacgggtcagaactgaagtcaatgcaaaagtcaaacttttgcgactttcggctccgaaccgggtctaaacaggaaatggtcggatcaaacaagcttagactagtttatatacttattatcatgttttatgagtatTCAAACAGgtcacatatcatctacattacagattatgcaagaaatcgcaaaatgacatttctgttgactttttcccaagcacgtttgactcgacatttggactagttagagtgggaatcagagggtgcccttttaggggtttaatgcccacatgattaccatcatataactatctttgattcgacaaatcactggaccattcgtgatttatcgcaaagtcaatcgttaattacgacggattgacttttaagctaaattaagcaaaaactaagccataaaagggttggcatacttatagaagcttggtgcacgactaagaatGATAGAAGAGTGCTTTGGAGCTCTAGAAGTGagttagaatgcaggtttgaggtgtgattcatTAGTGTGCAATGTAGTGCCTTTTATAGTGCAAAATTAGgcctaagatcattacaactcaccctaccatggatcatggatgttcagcaggtggccctgggtgctaggggtcatgtagagggtgcccatgcttcattaattgctcaCAAGATTGTTCACAAGCTAAATCATGAaaatctgtccaaagtttctgcatctgggacttgtacgcgacccgcattagattcaggctacttgcacgcgggccgcctggatcttcatgtcaggaaacgtatctacaggtggctcgcggcccgcttcaacttgcttgtttcactcaggcgggccgcctgaggcctaaatttcaagattttcaaatcttttgtaatcattaacctgacctttcggtttcgaaggggtaactttgcgatttggccctcgattatttaccgttaagggcctcgtgccttttacccgcactgttaagtccccggttagtttaattactatccgaaaatccttaactttcattgttgacgcttttaacccctcgcatacgaatttgatcataactttctcgttttaaaacggaacttcgcgaaatttatatactacattctagtgagcgtattttactgttacaaagcctcgggtttgtcaaagggtcactcagaggtataattaaacatgttgacacagttaacccctgtagcttgtaatctctcactttcttccgcgattcgctccgtacgatccatgatttattcggttgaaggtacgagcatcgtttagggttactatacagtatatttaccctttgttgacatttataaccctcgaatttacatactttcaaggtttgtcaactttagtcctttatttaatatctaaatgccgcgtgtaaactcatgacacgtgttaacacattattggacacaaaatttcgaggtgttacatcctcacccccttaaaataaatctcgacccgagatttactcaaacaaataagggtatttttctttcatcgtggattcaacctcccacgtgaattcgggacctctacgggcatcccacttgacctttactataggtacatgcttccttcgaagcttctttacatgtcgatcttcaatcgacaaaggcttctccataagtttcaagctctcatctatatgcacatctgtgtgtgggatcaccaatgattcatcagcgaagcacttctttagattgcagatgtggaacacattgtgaattccattgagctcctccggtaagtttagcttataggcaacgaacccgacacgttcgataacctcgaaaggtcctatgtatctcgggcttagtttgcctttcttaccgaaacgcatcacccccttccagggtgatactttaagtaacactttttcacctactttgaagtgaaaatctttacgctttggatccacgtaactcttctgcctatatcgggcagctttgagacggtctcgaatttggacaatcttgtccgtcgtctcgaagactatctccagtcctgataattggacatctccaacttccgcccaacaaacaggcgatctacactttctaccgtacaatgcctcgaaaggcgcagccttaatgctggtatggtagctattgttgtaggagaattcgattaatggtaggttcttatcccaactaccacccaaatcgatagcacatgcacgttgcatgtcttccaacgtctgaatagtacgctcactctgaccgtccgtctgaggatggtaagccgtactaaaattcaaacgtgtgcccaaagattgctggaaactcttccagaaatgcgacgtgtatctagtatcccggtcagagataatagacacaggtatgccatgcaaggctacaatcttatcaacgtataactgggctaacatatcggagctataagtctccttgatgggtaagaaatgcgctgacttagtcagcctatcaacgataacccatattgtgtcatttcctttcctcgtcttgggtaacttggtaataaaatccatagttacacattcccacttccattcaggaagttcaggctgttgtagcaagccagatggcttttgatgctcagccttgacttgcgcacaagttaagcattttgctacataagcggctacagactttttcaagcctatccaccaataatttgcctttagatcctgatacatcttatcagctcccgggtgaacagaatatttggaactatgggcttcctggaggataacatctcgtagtcctccataaatcggaacccatattcgtccattcaatcgtaaaattccgtccttgctaagagttaactgctcctcagttactcccagcttctcttaaggatagttagcttccaacacagcttcttgctgtgcagctaacaacctttcaattaaattattcttcacttcaatgctcttggcattgattcggatgggtttcaccctttcctttctacttaaggcatcagcgactacattcgccttgccgggatgatatctgatttcacaatcataatcatttaaagtctccatccaacggcgttgcctcatgtttaattccttctgattaaacagatgttgaaggctcttatgatctgaatagatcacaaacttgatgccatacaggtaatgcctccacagttttagtgcgaacacaacggcacccagctccaagtcatgagtggtgtaattcttctcgtgcacctttaactgtctcgaagcataggcaataaccttgcctttctgcatgagcacacaccccatgccagtgtgtgaagcgtcgcagtaaactacgaactcttcggtaccttcaggtaatgtcagcacaggagcgttgctcagcttttgcttcagaatatcaaaggattcttgctgcttaggg
Above is a window of Helianthus annuus cultivar XRQ/B chromosome 14, HanXRQr2.0-SUNRISE, whole genome shotgun sequence DNA encoding:
- the LOC110906673 gene encoding uncharacterized protein LOC110906673, whose translation is MAWRDLFPVLIQLDQVHVVDNKRDSIQWKDGDSVSEVSASNIWNTVRYSDLEVGWSKIVWCAHCIPRHAFLLWLIMRKKLLTQDIILQWDLSRRKNMNMMCCLLCYENHDSHEHLFFECKYSAKIWNNVRQKAGMYDVAPKWEEIVEWLLDRASSKSASNYVSRILVAATAYFIWQERNAKLFKNQVRPPDQLCQIIINIVRYKLMGVRLKRNDNVLKLLREWEIQDGDRSDDGG